GGAGCGCAACAGCAGCGTCGATCTGACTGTCATCCCCTTTACCGCTTCTCTCATCCTCAATCATGCCATTGCCGGTACCCCCTTTGATCTCTACGCCGGGGCCGGGCCCGGTTTGTACCTGGCCATGATCGACTCCCCCTGGCACGACGATTCCGAACTCGAACTCGGCGTGCATCTGGTGGGCGGCGGCGCTTTCAACATCGACAGTCAGTTCGCCCTCTTCGCCGAACTGCGCGGCGACCTGGTGACGGATGACGTCGGCGGCGCTTTTCTCAACTTCGGTCTGAAATATAAATTCTAGGGCTGGCAGAAAACTCAGGTCTGACC
The sequence above is a segment of the Desulfuromonas sp. KJ2020 genome. Coding sequences within it:
- a CDS encoding outer membrane beta-barrel protein; amino-acid sequence: MKKLATCLALFILALGTALPAYSAEYISGRAGLYFPDESAFDTGYNFGVAYGFTFTQNPQVYAEFATGFYGAELERNSSVDLTVIPFTASLILNHAIAGTPFDLYAGAGPGLYLAMIDSPWHDDSELELGVHLVGGGAFNIDSQFALFAELRGDLVTDDVGGAFLNFGLKYKF